The following is a genomic window from Nymphaea colorata isolate Beijing-Zhang1983 chromosome 3, ASM883128v2, whole genome shotgun sequence.
TGGTTGGGGGCTCGGCAGCAGCAAAAAACGATCCCCGGGTTACAATGCTCCAGCATTTAGATGCATGCGGAGCCTTTTCCTCATATGCATGTCTCTCGctcccattctctctctttaattttaTGGATCGGGTTGTACATGCTCATTTCttggtcttttttcttttaatttttctcctcGGGGAGCGAGTTTTCGGTTCCTGCTTCCTTTTCATATTGTTTTATGGGAGTCTTTCAAGACATTTTGAGCGTTTTGTTCGGAACCGAACAAAGAATCTGTTGTGGATTTTATTGCCCTGTCAGGGGTACAGCTTGTACCTCCAGTCACAGACGTTTTTTTTAACACGTTAAATAAGAGCAGTGAGAaatcaaaaacttaaaatgcaGCAATTTCTACTCACCTCTAAGCAAGGGCGTTGTGTCCGTCGCTGCTGCTGACGGCGTGGGAGTCGAGGGTTGTACGGTAGAAACAGAGCTTTCTCTGGACTATATTTTGTAGTTTAACCTAATTTGGCAAGTCAAACGGTGAAAGGAATTTCTAGAAATTTTAAATCTAAAGTtcaatattaaaatattttaggtTAGGCCTTGGTAGGAACATGGGCTTTCCTATCCTTGTTTTTGGTTTCTGTTGTTGGGGTTCCGTTGGTTCGAATTCATGTTATCGCAGCATCGTTTTTCTTAGTTGACCACAATTTTTTTCCTGCAGTGATCAGAGCGGGATGTTTAATTTGTTTACTTTACCTTGTTAACTTCTGTTGTAGAAGAGGTTACGTGAGCAAAATCGTGAACATGCAGAGAGGGTACTAGCGCGGCTCACTTTATCCGACACTGCCAATCAGTCTTGCCGACTTCATGTGCAAACTAATGTCCACACCAATGCACAGCACTTCAAACTATCCTCTGAACACAAATCCTCATGAAGAGGTGTAGTATGGCTGGTTAGCGTGAGGGTCGGTGCAGATGATATGTTATCGGCTTGATTCCTGTGGGTGTAGATGGTCACATGCATGATACTGTAGCATCAAGCCTACTGGAGGATCCTTCTAAATTTTATTGACATGcctcatgcaaaaaaaaaaaaaaaaagactacaaACAAGTGTACAAAAGGAATTGCAGATCAAGAAGAACAAAGTAGAGAAATTCTGCAAATCAGCATTGAGGCAAACCGGAGAGAGTTTCCCAATCTAGGCTCTCTCTTGACATGCACATACTTGAGTTGAAGATCATTCACCTAAGAATGTGAAAGGATGGGGGAACTGGGTGGCTTCGGCTCACGTATCACCTCTGAAGGCAAACTAACATGTGACGTGAGCTGGCATGTGTGAGGCTCGCCTCCATCTAGTTGGCCATCTGTGAAATGCTACATTTGCTATATTAAATTGCTTCAAAAGATTGTATTCCGAAATCCTCTTTCTATAATAAAGAGAAAAGTCGGAAGTTTGTTCTGGGTATGATGGGCTGAGGGCTCAGATTGTTATAGAACTGGATATCCACGCCATTTGGTAAGAAAAGTCTTACATCGAAACCTGTATTTTACTACTAATTAGGTATGGATTTTCTTATCGTATTTGACTAGTTAAGCTCGGAcggattcaaatcaaatatgaaattataGTCTGAACCAGAGTTTCTGATCTTTAAAGGTACGTAGTGTGGGTTATGATTGTTGCTGTGGGGTTTCTGTTCTTACACGTTGAACAATAGTTTTCTGCTCTTGCACTCTATCTCAGTGAGGGTCATGAGTGCTATGGCGCGCAGGGCCTGATTTACCTCTCGCGTGGGCCGAAGTTGATGCACTTTTTCAGGTCTAGAAAGGCTGAGGCAGTTCATGAAAGGACGGCCGCTTTGAATAAGATTCAGGTCTCTGTTTCTGTAATTTGTTCAGAAAGGAAAAACCGGGCTGCAGGGAAAAAACATTCCCATATAAATTTGGACCTTTTTGTAGTAGCAAAACATGACTATCACACTTAGAGTTGCAGACTGCACAAGTTGTTTGAAATCTCTTCCTAATTATTAAATGGTTCTGCTCATGTAAAAAGAGACCTCAAAGGCCATTTATACATTCTCGTTGAAAAGCAATGCCCTGAAGCCTTAACTTCAGCTTCACTCCACAACCTTATTGTTGTAAAAATATGGTAAAAAATGTATCTATTCTAGATAATTAGGAATTCCAAACCAACTAATTCGCCAAGTTTTTAATGATCTGCAGAATGATTCACTGGTAATACCGATAATTAAACTCATTCTGCTTTGGCAAATGTTGGTGTAAGGTTCGTGACTAAAAATGTGAGTCACTTCCATGAACTTCTCAAAATGTTTTTACATTTCGAAGAAAGTTGAATAATTTATATTGTTCTTTGTGAAGAATTTTGTCTGGAGTctaagaagataaaaaaaaaaattaaaaatttcagtCTGAGTTGCAGAAGGTTTCTGACAGAATGACCTACTGGGACATAAAACCCAGTGCCCATTTAATATGATTGGCCTCGCACTCACATAACGAAGAAAAATTGGTTCCACAACGAGACTACCAACGTACAAATTTGTTCTTTAGATCATGAGGCTATTCAAACAGATGAGGAGGATGGTGAACTCCTTCAATTTCAAGAGGTGTCgcaaaaattttgttatttggaGATTGCAACTTCTCAGTCTCGCGAAATCATAAATGCTTGTTCGCTCAAACTGCCAATCTTCCGGAATTCACATATAATGTTCTTCCATGACGAGGGCAAGCCCCAACAACCAGAAAAACACCATGAAAAAGCTCAGGAAACCGACAGCTTAGATAGTGGTGATCGATGAATAACGCAGTTCGGTCAAATCTGGTTTCTAACTTGAACAAAGTTAACCCCTTCAAAGCAGGTCTAAACACGTTTGCCCACAACCTTTTAGATCTCCATACTTACAATGGCAGTTCAAGGCAAGTTCAAGAAAGTAAACAGCTCCATATCGGAAGTGCCATCATAGGCATCATGATGTTTCATCgaagaaataaaattcttttCAAACGCAAGGCCAGATAACAGTGCTATACGAGTTGGAAAACTTTTCCTCCATCCATACATGGCAAATGGGGGGCCACCGCTTCTCCAAGATATAGACCTGGGAAAGTGTTTTCCCTTCAAACGAATACAATACGAACTAAAATAAAGACACATACAGGCATTTTTGCTGTCGGGAAAGTGCAAGCTGTAACCGCGTAGTTTTTGCACTCAATCCGCCGGAAATCTGCACACCtaataaaagaaagcaaaagagagagagggagggtggACCGGTTTGAGTGAGAGTAGAAACCACGTAAGATTCCAACGTGGGGAGGGAAGTGGGCCTCACACGGTTAGTTGGTTTTCTCAAGCACCTAATGTCGTTACCCCGGTGGGTCCCGCGTTTGCCAACTCCGAATGAGATTGTGGCACTTAACTTCTCCAACACAACGACTCCTTTACTCATGGGCCTCCCTTCAATGCCTCTGACAGCCCAAAGAAGCTGTTGAATAATCTTCTCTATTCAATGCTTTGGTGTCAGTATTATATTACTGATACGCATCAAGaagggtttctttttttctcctggGATTCCATTCACAGGAGGACATTTGAACGAACACCAATGATCTCCCATGACAAGCTTGCACATCATGGTCATAACGCTTCGATTTCTTGTGAAAATGGTTCACTACTACCAGGAAATGGATGAGTTTAGAAGGGAAGATTCATGAAATAAGGTTAGAAGAAATTGGTTATGGCAAAcgtcaaagaagaagaagaagaagaaagaaaacaatgagAATCATACCACGTTCAGATTTGTGACAAAGCATTAAaaaacccaaagaaaaaaagtaatagaAGAATCTCTCGAGTTCCAAAAGAGTATGTCTATCTCTCAAATGTAAACTTTTCTTTCAGTCGAAGAGCCTGTCATGCACCTATATTTACAGGAGAAGATTGGGAAAGGGAAAAACAGAGCACCATGGTTCAACTATGATTAACAGAGAGACGTGAAGCCGCCTGCCTTCATCATCTTCTGAAACTCCTGGAAATTGACCCTCCCATCTCCGTCCAAATCCACCTTCTGGATCATCTCCTTGCATTCTCTCCACCCATTTTTCAGCCTCAGGGACCCCAACACCAAAGACAACTCCTCCACAGAGATAAACCCATCTCCATTCACATCAAAAACATCAAATGCCTCCTTCAACTCGTCATCTCCCACCACCATCGTCGCCTCTCCAACTCCCTTGCTCTCCTCATCCCCGGTTCCTCCCTTGCCGCCGCCGGTCATCGACTCGTAGAGCACGCAGAACTCTTCGAGGTCGAGGCAGCCGTCTCCATCGGCGTCCAAATTCCGGACCATGGACTCCAGTTCCTCGTCGGATAAAAAGAGGCCGACATTCTCCATCGACTCCTTCAGCTCTTCTCGGGTGATGAACCCGTCATTGTTGTGGTCGAAAATCGCGAACACCCGCCGGAGGTCCGCGTCCCTTCGGTAACCTTCCGGAGACTGTGGCACTGGCGATGCGGAACCTTGGTTGGGGGCGGGGAAGGGAGGGATTGAATGGTGAAGAGGGAGGAGAGCCAAGCGATGGAGGGCTTCGTTGCGGAGAAGTGAAGGACGAAGTTGAGGAGGCTGCAGGCAATTATAATGGCCGCCAACACAAAGGCCATCAccatcttcctcctcccttcctcGAAGACcccctgagagagagagagagagagagagagagagagattgtctTCTCGATGGCCCCGAGGGGAGATTTAAAAGAGACTCACGCGGAAGACAACCGTTTCTCCTCCTTTAAGATCCATTAATTCACCTTTTTGCCGTTAGGGATCCTCCCGGTCAGATGGTTTTCTTAGTGCCCATCTTGGAAGATGCACAAATTTAATAACTCTTATCATCATTCTTTCAAccttaataataataattaaaaaaaaagtctcatTTCACTTGATTGGGTTTTTGAACTCATTCATAACGGTGAGGAGAAACTTTACTCTCACAGTTTTCAGCTAACAAGGAGCCTGTAACAATTAAACAAGAACAATGGGCAGTCTTtcgaaattacaaaaataaatggcAGCCGATTGTGAATATTCCTTTCTTGCTGTGCTGGAAAACGAATCCTCTTGCCCTACAACCATTGCCGCGTTGAGCGTAATTGCTCGGCAGTGGGGCCCCCACCTCTTAAACATAAATGTTTCGAATGGAATTGGATTTGATATGGGACCTGACACATTTGGTAGAATTCGTTTACTAAAAACACGTCTTCATATTGATCAGATGAGGAACAGAATTCGTTTACTTAGAACACATCTTGATATTGATCAGATGAGGATCAGAATTCGTTTACTAAAAACACATCTTGATATTGATCAGATGAGGATCAGAATTCGTTTACTAAAAACACATcttgatattcatcagatgagGATCAGAATTCGTTTACTAAAAACACATCTTGATATTGATCAGATGAGGATCAAACTGGTTGTGGTTGGATCTCGAAAGATTTAGCTGAATTTGGTGTCTAAAAGCAAATCTGGCTATTAACATATTAGTCGCCGAACTGAAGGagaacaagttcaaaatccaaatgTAACTGAATGTAAAATTTGGGTTTTATATGCCAGTTAGTTCATTGAGATTGCTGGTTTAGCGGGTTCAATCTTAAGCCTGATCCAAATAAAAACCATGTCGCATTCAATAAAGTTGGATTTTGGTAGTTCTTAGATCGAAAGCCACTCACATCCCAAGAGGCAGTTGACAATGACATGTTGCATAATGCATACGCGGAATAGACACGGGAAAATCTAAAATTGATTCTGGATCGATGTAGTTAAAGAATCTACTGCTTAAATGCATTTAAGTCCAGAAGCACAACATTCTAAGATTCAAAACTACCTGCGCCACCCTGAATCAAGATCCAAATGGTTATCAAATCTCATCTCTTCTACTAGGCTTGGTGAAATAATATATCATCGAAAGGAAAGGCCATGGAGGGAGATCCCACGACGAACTTGGTCCCagcttgagtcgagttcgaggaCCATGGTTGACTTAGTCCATTAAGTGGTGCTCTTCTTATGTTGTAGATCTAGTGCTGATTGTTCATGGGTCAGCCTCATTTTGGCCCTCATTATAATATATATCTAAAAACAATGACAAGATAACACAAGGAAGGTCAAAATTTTATGAGAAAAGCACCCAAGTTGTTCATGGTGAGTGAAGATGCCAATGGGTTGCTTTCTCTTAAGCCTGCAGTCAAATGATTGAGACTTCCTTTTTGTGGAAGTAAGGTGTAAGTTGTGGAAATCGGCTGGAGTTGGCTATCACTTGGTCAATCACCAAAGTCAAAAAAGAAGTCAAGGGAAGATGATATTGGGGATGATGAATTCCATGTCTCCAGTCAGAGTACTCCCCCTCTATAGACAACGCTCAAACAGCAGTTTGTCAGCGGCAGTAGTAGGGCTCTACGGCCATTGAGAGGCACTATTTTCTTCTCAATCGGTACCAACGCTGTCAATGTGGTTGAGCATTATTAAATGCATATCGGTCCAAATCGTCCCTTACACATTGATTCGTTAGGTTAATGTGGGGAGATACCTCCAAGATGCCGAACCCTTTTTGCCTTTCCCCATCCTAAGAGCTCCTTAATTTACAGTCATTTCCTTTAACTAAAAAATAGCATCTGCCATCGTTCGCAGAAGCAATACCCGTTAAAATCACCAAACTTTCCCGCTTCAAATATACGttaaaatcaaactaatgaccAGACTTTGAAGCTTCAAATATATGCTTAGAAGCAATAAATAACTAGCTGACATGGCCCTAAATCTGCCcatatacaaaataaaatagcatttaagattttttttatatgagcCAAAAATGCTCAGCTTGTATTCGTGGGTATGTACggtttacaaaaatgaaaaatgatacGATACTTAAAATTCATATTGCGGTAACTCGATCATAGAACTGGAGGTGGCCGACCCTTGATTTACCAGAGGTTACCCACATCTTACAAATGCTaataaagcaagaagaagaaacccGGGATCTTCTTGACCTTTTTAGGGGGGGAGAAGTAGGACCGACTTAATTTCTCCGTTCACTTTTATGACTGAACCATCAGAACACGGAATCTTTCAAGACAACATATTCATccgtgaaaaaaaaagataaatgctTGCAACGAATCATTTACTGGAACCACGAGGTCGACGGTGGCCAAAAGCTCAAACAAAATTCTAACTAAATGGTGAATATCTCAACTCAATTGGACGGGCAATAACAAAACGGACGTCCAATAAGGGAAGAATTTCCAAGATACACGTAGTACAGCAAATTCTGAATCTCATTTTTGCCTCGACACCAGAGTCCAAAGTCCCAGACTGTACAAGGACGgtccaggaaaaaaaaacagagtttctaccttttctttttctttttttttttcgcagGAAGGCAGAAGCACTAGGCTATCTGAGAAAAGATTTCCGGATTCTTTTcctataatataatattatatatttccgTATAGATAAAGAAGAGGTTGGTGTACGGGGGCTTCTTTTATGCACAGAATGGAAGAACACTGATGGACGTTAAGAATCTGTAGTTCTGAAGGCTCACAATCATCTTTCAAGAAACTTGTAGAGCACGGTCTTCCTTGTTGGTGCTTCATCACCATCCACATCCTCAAATTGTGGTGCTGTTTTAAGTGCACAACGAATTACAGAATTCACAAGCTTCCGTAGTCTAGCATTGTCGATGAGAATATCAGCCAGTACTTTGCGCAATGCAGCCTCATCGGCAGCTGTATCATCACCATCAACTTGGAAGCTGCTTTGAGATTCACTGCCCTGCCTCTCATTTGCAGCGCCAACAGAACCATCATTTTCCTGGGCTAACAGCTGTGCCTGGAAATGAAGTATAGTGATAAAATCATATGACAGAATCGGAAATGAACAGACCTTTAAATGAGAAAGCTGAAATAAGGATACTTTTATGCAGGTGGATACTGATCATTTGCTTCCATGAATTTAATATAGAAATCTGGATGATTAACAATAGTGCAACAAACTAAAAAAGTGCAACATATGTTCGCCATTCAAGAAGCAGCAAACAGCCACAAGGTTGATTTCGTatatctttttaattttgaaaattcatccCTACCACATGAACCATGTCGTCTCTAGATGGTGGTCACTGTTAAATCCATAACTGATTAAATCAATCTATAACCCTTCAGTTAAACCACTCCAAATTTGTATGTGAGGTTAAACTTGCCGATAAGAACTGTTTTGACGTACAAGTAATTTTAAATAACATAAACCCATCTCACTGCAGCCTAATTTGGTAAACTGTTAAGCACCGTTTATGAAAAGGATGGATGTGATGATGTCGCCATAAAGAAAAACTTACTAGTTACGGATGTTCAGAGGGACAACTGCAACACGCTGGCATCTATAATATGCACAAACAAAATGCTTATATAGCCAACAGAAGCTAAAAAAGATAAGGAAACATACTTCTGCAAGCAAGAGTCCAATTCGATTATCTGATGTTGCCAAAAGATCTAATGCATCTGAGAGTGAAGATGAATCAACGGTGAACTTATCTTCCTCTTCAGCAAGAAAATTGACACTACATTCTTGAAGTCTGTTGCAAAGAACTTCACATTCATGTAATAGCTTAACTCTTGAAGTACTTGAATGCTCACGCCGTTGCTGCTCCTTGTAAAGTATCCTCTGGAAGATTGAACCAAGCTAGTTCCAGTCAACTGATTTCATAGTTTCTATGACTATTAAAAGAGAATCAAGACAAactaataaaatataaaaaataaaaggtatCCACCATACCAAGTAGTCGAGCACAATCAATTTGAGAGGGacattgcaaaatgcaaatgaaTTGTACTACCAAGCAACTGTGcacatgaaaaaaccaaagaCATGCAAGCAATAAAAGTAGGCAAAGGGCAAGCAAACGGACATAAAGCAAGGACAGCTATGGGGTTTTTATGTAGAGAGGACTGAGGGCATTAGTTACATACATACATCATGGAACTGCCAGAGTCAAACTGCATGAATGTTAATAAGAAGATAAAGTTTaaggtataactacaggatccCAGCCTGTTGACCTTTTGCCATGCTGAAAGTACTGGAGTTCAAAAGAAccaataaaagaagaaacatttACGTCAGTACTCAAAGTATTAAATACTACAACCAAACTACAACCACATAGcggaaataataataatatcctATCTGTTTCCGTTACTTGTAACTCCAGGCATGAAGGTTCAGTTTAAAATTCATTCAAGAAGTTGgaatttccttctcttttaaaAGTGCAGTTTGGTCAGTAGATCATATACCTCTAGTTCAGATTTTGCCTTTAGAGACTGTTGTAACTCTTGCTTAAGTTCAGTTTGAGACTTTCTCAGAGATTTGACTTCTTTTACAAGAACTTTTACATCTGCCTTCATTTTCATCTCCTGTTCTTCATGAGCTTTTTGCAAGTTTTGAAGCTGTTCTCTCGTTGAATCCAATTCATGTTGCAAAAGTTCCCTCTCAGATGTTGCAGCCTTTTTAGTAGCTTCTGCTCGATTCTTTTCAGCCTGAAATAATACTTACATGTATGGATatgcagaaaaaaagaacagaggaaaaggaaaaacaacaacTGCTGCAAGACCTGCTCGGATCTGAGCTTGGCTTCCATCTCCAAGGACTGCCTGCGAAGTTCCTCCATGTCCCACTGTAGTTGagtaattctctctctttcaactAAAATTGCCTGTTGTAAATTTTCCTTGCTCTTCTGCCTAGTGGTCTCAAGTTCTACGTTCAAATCTTTGACCTGCAATGCAAGATTGAGCAGAAAATGTGAAGAATGTTGAGGACATACAGatacaacaaaaatgaagaccAGAAACTTTGTACCAGAGACGGGGCAAAATAGTTAGTCTTAGGGTTGTCAtgaaatgatacaaaaaatGCAACGCCAACATATTCCACTCTTAAGGGTAGGTGAATGGCTATGCAAAAATTATAAGATGCAAAAGACTGTCCATGCGTTGCAAagcctctttttttttaggtgATCTACATTAAGTCAATGGCATTTGAAATTCTCTGGCTGACGAAATTGACCATAAACAGTTTTAAAAACAATGCAACTGAGGTACATAATTATCTTTTAGACAGCTGAGTTTTATAAGATATCAATCAcagttttctgaaaaataaaataatctaatttacatatttaaatttgataagaaaaagtAACAATTTTAGGCCAAAAGATAGCATATGCATAAACATCATTAATTTTTAAGGTGATCATTTCAAGTTAAGAGTTCATCTAATGGTAAATGTGACTAGTTTTATGCTACACAAGTTCCTTAAGGGCTCGTTTGGCAGCAAGGACACTCACATAGTGTCCAATGAATCTGACCCACATATTGGGGCAGGTTaatgaaacaatagttctagtgttccatgaatcacCCCAATTAATAGGGcagattcattggacactttCTGAGTGTTCTTCCTACCAAAGAACCTCTAAAAATACCACCGTTCAATGTTATAGCCCATAGAAATCAGAAGAAAATTTAGTGAAGCTTGTGGTAGTCTAGCATCAAAATCATGACACAGCAGCAACACTGTTTTAGCACTTCTCAAGAACAACATAGGGAATATAAACATCTGTGTCGACCCTTTCaataagaaacaacaaaaacctATAAATTCTAATGCTTTATGTCCCTCAAAAGGGATAAATCAAGTGTACATGATTTGACTGCCCAAAAGGACTTACAGATACTCAGACTACATAAAATACATGGTCAGCATacttgataatttttttctatagtCAAATGTTTTCTCCTTCTAACAATGAAACCTAGCCCAGAAATGCCACAGACATTTAAGCTGCAAGCAAAATACTCTATGATGAGCAATTGAATAGCAAGATAAATGTAATTGTGATAAGCTTCCCTCTTCTTGGAGGTTTGCATAAAAAGGCTACTTCAGCAAGATCCACCATCAAGCATTCAGCAGGAGCCAACCAATACTCGTCAGTCCTTTTCTTACTAGAAAAGGGTTTATCATGCTAATCAATATTGTACCATCATGGCATCATCAGatatcatatctagacatgagACGGAAAATTCCAAAAGCCACATCCTTTAATACACATGATCCTTGTTTATCATCATGGACATTAAGTTCGTTTTCTGACCATGAAACAAGATCAGAATCTGTAATATATTCACCTTGAAATTTCAGTTACATGATAATCATGAATCACATACTTGGAGAAGGCACATAAGtatggttttaaattttaaagacaAATAATAACATTCATGAACCATCAAAACAAAAGAGAGGAAATACATAACAACACCACAGATATACACCTTAGTTGTAAGGTACTCTTTTACAGCCGCTTCTTGATTTAACCTAGCAATCATATCTTCCATGTCTGTTTTTGCTGATGTTAGCCTCCTCTGTAAGGTTATTAAAACCCTATTCAATTTCTGACGCTGATCAAGGGGAAGGACTATCTGTACATCACCTAACTGAAACTCATTGGTAAAAGAAGAACCAGAGGTAGATGGACCTCCTGCACCTCCACCAAGTTCAAGAGCACCATCACCAGCTAAATAGGATGACCCAATATTTGAAATTTCACTGCCTCTTACTGAACTCACATCACTTGTAATACTTTCAGAAGAAAGTTTTCGAGTATGCCCAGTACGCTCCTCCCTTTCTAGTAATAGATCCATTCTATCACTAAAATAAGGCACGTTATTTTGAGAATCTACATATGAACTACTCCTGTTTGTGGCATTAAGTTCCTTCCCCAATTGATTCTGCATTTCTTCTTGCTGATCTGCAGTAGAATCTCCTAAAAGAAGGCCATTTTCATGGTTAAGAATTCCAAGTTTTGCTAGAGCTCCAGCAGGGACAGTCAAGTCTTGATCAGATAAAGGATCTTCTGCTCCAGCTTCAGATCCATTATGAGCAATTTGTCTTGGTGTTCCCAAATCAGAAGCCTCATAAGTATTGTCACTCCCATAATCCAGCATCGCTGATGAAGTCTGAGGTTTAACCAATGAGCTTCCTGAAAAAACTGAAACACCTGAATATATTCAGACTTGAAGAAAGAGGCAACATTTTGAGACCTTAATTTTGACTGATAAGAATGATAAAACAATTCCTGAGGAAATGGCCGAGCAATACATATAACACCAATTATAGACACAGCCTGATTAAAGAAGTCATATAAAAGGTAATAAGAACTatgaggcatatgcatataaacATGACCATTGTCAATGATCAAGTACCTGCCATAGTTACTGGCTTAAGTTCCTAATGAAAAATGAACTGCAAAGCCCATTTAGATGGAAATAGACCAATAGCAAAGGCTACCTACATGACCTAGCTGCAGCTTCCAGATCAAGAAAAGAAGCCACTGGCACGCTTCTAGACAAATCGATGTCAGAAAGTAGCTTTCCCATCCATTCCTCCAAAGCAGATCTTCTCTGAAAGGAAAGGTGAAAGGAacacaataaacaaaaaataaagaaatagtGAAGGATCAACTTAGGACAGCAACCCTCTGCTAAAATTTTCCAGTGTCTTCATGAGCAAACAATAAACATGCTATAGGACATTCTTCGCCATTCTAGGTTAGCTTAATAGCAAAATGCATAACCAAAGTAAATAAAGTCCATTATCACGACagaaaatattttcaacttaTGAAGTTAAGATAGCAAAGACTTTGCCTCTTCCAGCTGCACTCTACTAGAATTGACCCGCAGGAAAGCATGCTTTGGTGGAGGTGATGGGAGATTCTTCCTAGGGAAAACCCGCTTAAGCTGCAAAAGACAACCAAATGCTACATCAACATGAAAACGTTCAACGATCACTTTTCAGACAGCAAGAAGGCAATACTGCAACTTAAGGCCTCCAGTTGGCTGGCATTACCA
Proteins encoded in this region:
- the LOC126409913 gene encoding calmodulin-like protein 7 is translated as MRFDNHLDLDSGWRRRRNGCLPRESLLNLPSGPSRRQSLSLSLSLSLSGGLRGREEEDGDGLCVGGHYNCLQPPQLRPSLLRNEALHRLALLPLHHSIPPFPAPNQGSASPVPQSPEGYRRDADLRRVFAIFDHNNDGFITREELKESMENVGLFLSDEELESMVRNLDADGDGCLDLEEFCVLYESMTGGGKGGTGDEESKGVGEATMVVGDDELKEAFDVFDVNGDGFISVEELSLVLGSLRLKNGWRECKEMIQKVDLDGDGRVNFQEFQKMMKAGGFTSLC
- the LOC116250563 gene encoding PX domain-containing protein EREL1 isoform X1; translation: MLRKSPPKHRHDGTSPLPLGMDWSPAPKKWDGRDTVWPHDHRTGWSYCVTIPSWMASPDSKAFDGNLVNPIVFYRVQIGIQSPEGVTSVRTILRRFSDFLKLFTTLKRVFPRKNLPSPPPKHAFLRVNSSRVQLEERRSALEEWMGKLLSDIDLSRSVPVASFLDLEAAARSFFSGSSLVKPQTSSAMLDYGSDNTYEASDLGTPRQIAHNGSEAGAEDPLSDQDLTVPAGALAKLGILNHENGLLLGDSTADQQEEMQNQLGKELNATNRSSSYVDSQNNVPYFSDRMDLLLEREERTGHTRKLSSESITSDVSSVRGSEISNIGSSYLAGDGALELGGGAGGPSTSGSSFTNEFQLGDVQIVLPLDQRQKLNRVLITLQRRLTSAKTDMEDMIARLNQEAAVKEYLTTKVKDLNVELETTRQKSKENLQQAILVERERITQLQWDMEELRRQSLEMEAKLRSEQAEKNRAEATKKAATSERELLQHELDSTREQLQNLQKAHEEQEMKMKADVKVLVKEVKSLRKSQTELKQELQQSLKAKSELERILYKEQQRREHSSTSRVKLLHECEVLCNRLQECSVNFLAEEEDKFTVDSSSLSDALDLLATSDNRIGLLLAEAQLLAQENDGSVGAANERQGSESQSSFQVDGDDTAADEAALRKVLADILIDNARLRKLVNSVIRCALKTAPQFEDVDGDEAPTRKTVLYKFLER
- the LOC116250563 gene encoding PX domain-containing protein EREL1 isoform X2, coding for METWLIPSWVQIGIQSPEGVTSVRTILRRFSDFLKLFTTLKRVFPRKNLPSPPPKHAFLRVNSSRVQLEERRSALEEWMGKLLSDIDLSRSVPVASFLDLEAAARSFFSGSSLVKPQTSSAMLDYGSDNTYEASDLGTPRQIAHNGSEAGAEDPLSDQDLTVPAGALAKLGILNHENGLLLGDSTADQQEEMQNQLGKELNATNRSSSYVDSQNNVPYFSDRMDLLLEREERTGHTRKLSSESITSDVSSVRGSEISNIGSSYLAGDGALELGGGAGGPSTSGSSFTNEFQLGDVQIVLPLDQRQKLNRVLITLQRRLTSAKTDMEDMIARLNQEAAVKEYLTTKVKDLNVELETTRQKSKENLQQAILVERERITQLQWDMEELRRQSLEMEAKLRSEQAEKNRAEATKKAATSERELLQHELDSTREQLQNLQKAHEEQEMKMKADVKVLVKEVKSLRKSQTELKQELQQSLKAKSELERILYKEQQRREHSSTSRVKLLHECEVLCNRLQECSVNFLAEEEDKFTVDSSSLSDALDLLATSDNRIGLLLAEAQLLAQENDGSVGAANERQGSESQSSFQVDGDDTAADEAALRKVLADILIDNARLRKLVNSVIRCALKTAPQFEDVDGDEAPTRKTVLYKFLER